AGCGCGAGGGCGGCCAGCACGGTCAGGACGAGGGCCAGGGCGTAGCCGAAGGGCTGCCGTGGCAGTCGTACGTCGAAGGCGAGGCGCCCGATCGCGAGGGCGAGCAGCGACGAGGCCAGGGCCGCCCCGCCGTAGACCAGCATCTGCGCGGAGAGCAGGGCGGCCGGGCGGACCGGGGTGGCGGCCATCCGGCGCAGGATGCCGCGCTCGCGGTAGCCGGTGAGGGTCTGCGGCATGGACTGGAGCCCGCCGACGATCGGGCCGAGCAGCACGGCCACCGGCACGTACACGTCGATCGTCCGCAGGCCGCCCAGGTCGGCCTGCCGGTCGCCGAACGCGGGGATCGAGCCGAGGATCACCAGGAGGAGCGTCGGGAACAGCAGGATCCAGAAGAGGGCGCCGGGTTCACGGCGGAACAGGCGGATCTCGGTCCTCAGTACCGCGGTGTCGACGACGGACGTGTTCATGGCGCTCATGCGGCTTCCCCCTTCGTCAGGTCGAGGAACGCGTCGTCCAACGTGGCGTCGGTGACGCGGAGTTGGTGGGCGGTGACATGGCTGCGGGCGAGGAGGGTGATGACCGCGTTGACGGTCTCGTCCGTACCGGAGAGGGTGACGCGGCCGTCCCTGTGGTCGACCGACGCGAGCGCGGGAAGCGCGTTGAGAGCGTCATCGGCCAGCGGGGCGGACGGCGTGAAGCTGATCACCGTGGCACCCGCCGAGCGGCGGATCAGACCGGCCGGGGTGTCCAGGGCGGCGATCCGCCCCTTGTCGATCACGGCGATCCGGTCGCAGAGCCGTTGCGCCTCCTCCATGAAGTGCGTCACGAGGAGAACGGTGACCCCGCTCTCCCGTACGTCCTCGATGAGCTGCCAGGTGTCCCGGCGGGCGCGTGGGTCGAGGCCCGTGGTCAGTTCGTCGAGGACGACGACCCGCGGGTTGCCGATGAGCGCGAGTGCGATGAACAGGCGCTGTTTCTGGCCACCGGAGAGCTTGCCGAACCTGGCGTCGAGACGGTCGGTCAGGCCAAGCCGCTCGGCCAGCGGGCGCCAGTCGGCCGGGCGGGGGTAGAAGGCCGCGTACAGCTCCAGGGCCTCGCGGACGGTCAGCTTGGCCTGCAGTTCGCTCTGCTGGAGCTGGGCGCCGAGGACCCGGCTGGTGGCCTCGTGGTCGGTGACCGGGTCAAGGCCGGTGACCCGGACCCGGCCGGAGTCGGGAAGGCGCAGGCCCTCGACGCATTCGACGGTGGTGGTCTTGCCGGCGCCGTTCGGGCCGAGGATGCCGAAGATCTCGCCCTCCTCGACGGCGAAGGAGACGCCGTCCACGACGGGACGGCCGCCGTAGGACTTGCGCAGGTCGTTCACTTCGATGACGGACATGCAACCAGCGTCGCGGCGCGGGACGGGGCGGCACATCGGCCGACGCGCTCGGACCGGCATCAGCCGATCGGTTGATGCGCGCGTACGACTTCTCGAACACGCAGGTCGTAGGACCTTCGGCCGACCGAGTTCGGGTCAAAACTCGGTAGGCACTGTCAGTGGTGGTTTGTAGGCTCGGATGGATGTCCACGACACGTGCAACCGCAAAGGGCCCGGAATCCCACGCCGGCCGTTCCGCCGTACGCACCCTGTTGCGCCTGTGGCCCTATGTGCGGCCGGTGCGGGCACGGCTGTTCACCGCCGCCTTCATCGCCGTGCTCGCCTCGTGCATGGGGCTGGTGATCCCGCTCGTCCTGAAGTGGATGGTGGACGGGCCGATCGCCGACCGTGACTCGCGCGGTGTGTGGCTCGGGGCGCTGTGGCTGCTGCTGCTCGGGGTCGGGGAGGCAGTGCTGTTCGGGCTGCGGCGGTGGCTGGTGGCCCGGCCGCTGGCCGGGGTCGAGGCGGCGATGCGGGCGAGCCTGTACCGGCGGCTCCAGCGGCTGCCGGTCGCCTTCCACGACCGGTGGCCGTCCGGTCAGCTGCTGTCCCGGGCGACGTCGGACCTGCAACTGCTGCGGATGTTCCTCGCCTTCCCGCTGACGTTCCTGTTCGTCAACGCGGTGACGATCCTGGCCGGCGTGACCATCATGCTGGTCCAGGACTGGTCGCTGGGGCTGGTGATCCTGGGGCCCGCCGTCCCCGTCCTGATCGTGTGCATCGTCTTCGAGCGGCGCTACCACCTCGTCGCCCGGCGCGCCCAGGACCAGGTGGGCGACCTGACGACGGTCGTCGAGGAGAGCGTGCTCGGCATCCGGATCATCAAGGGGTTCGGGCGGCACAGGAGTCAGGCGCGGGCGTTCCAGGAGCTGTCGCGGACGCTGCGCGGGACCGAACTGCACAAGGCCCGGCTGCTGTCGGCGATCTGGGCGGTGATCGTCACGCTGCCGGAGCTGGCGATCGGGGCGGCGCTCGTGCTGGGGACCGTGCAGGTCGCCGACGGCGATCTGTCGGCCGGGACACTGGTCGCCTTCCTGTCCACGGCCCTCGCCCTGCGCTGGCCCGTCGACTCCATCGGCTTCCTCCTCGCGATGAGCCAGGACGCGGCCACCGCGACGGAACGCTACTTCGAGGTGATGGACGAGGACCCGGAGGACGTGGGGGAGGTCGCTCCCGCGGACGCCCGCGCCCCGGCCCCCGCTTCGGCCTCGACCTCTGCCTCTGTCTCCGCCTCGGCCGCTGTCTCTGCGGCTTCCGCCGACGCCGACCGTGGGCTCCGCTTCCACGGTGTCTCGTTCCGGTATCCCGACGCCCCCGCCGGCTCCCCTCCCGTCCTCGACCGCGTCGACCTCCACATCCGGCCCGGCGAGTCCATGGCCCTCGTCGGCACGACCGGCAGCGGCAAGACCACGCTCACGGCGCTCGTCCCCCGGCTGCACGAGGTGACCTCGGGGCGCATCACCCTCGACGGACACGACATCTCCGCCCTGCCCAGGGAGGAGCTGCGCGAACTGGTGGCCGTCGCCTTCGAGGAACCCACCCTCTTCTCGGCGAGCGTCGGCGCCAACGTCCTCATGGGGGCCCAGGACTCCGCCGGCGAGGCCGAGCTGCACCACGCGCTGGCCGTGGCCCAGGCCGACTTCGTGCACTCGCTTCCGCAGGGCACGGACACCCAGGTCGGCGAGCAGGGACTCAGTCTGTCCGGCGGCCAGCGGCAGCGGCTCGCGCTGGCCCGGGCGGTCGTGGGCAGTCCCCGGTTCCTCGTCCTCGACGACCCGCTGTCCGCGCTGGACGTGCGCACGGAGGCCGCCATCGAGGCCGCGCTGCGCCGGGTCCTCGCCGACACCACGGCCCTGATCGTGGCGCACCGCCCGTCCACGGTCCTGCTCGCCGACCGCGTCGCCCTTCTGTCCGGCGGCCGGATCACCGCCGTGGGCACGCATCACGAACTCCTGCGGACGAACTCCGAGTACGCCTGGCTGATGGCCGGCGCGGACGAGGAGAGCGACCGCGGCGGCACCCCCCACGGCACCGACAGCACCGACAGCTTCGAGGAGGCCGCCCGATGACGGCGCCCACGACCACCGCGCCGACCCCCGACGACGAACAGCCCTCCGGGCCGGACGGCGGCCCGGCCTCCGGAACGGCCGCCGGACCGCACACCTCGCCGGACACCGCGGCCGCCCCCGCCGCCCCCCGGTCCCCCACCCCCGGCGACCCCTTCGACCAGGACGACCTGCCCACCCCCAAGGGCGCCACCGCGAGCCTGCTCCGGTCCCTCCTCGCCCCGATGAAGGGCCGGGTCGCCCTGACCGCCGTACTTCTGCTGCTTCAGCAGGCGGCCGTCCAGACGGGCCCGCTGCTCGTCGCGTACGCCATCGACCGTGCCGTTCCGGCCTTCCGCGACCACGACAACGGGCCGCTCGTCGCCGTCGCGGTCGGCTATCTGCTCTGCGCGCTGGCGTCGGGCGCGTTGCAGTACTGGTTCATCTCCGCCGCCGCTCGGGTCAGTCAGGACGCGCTGCTCGATCTGCGCGGGCGCATCTTCCGGCACGCGCAGGCGCTCAGCC
The DNA window shown above is from Streptomyces sp. NBC_01451 and carries:
- a CDS encoding ABC transporter permease — translated: MNTSVVDTAVLRTEIRLFRREPGALFWILLFPTLLLVILGSIPAFGDRQADLGGLRTIDVYVPVAVLLGPIVGGLQSMPQTLTGYRERGILRRMAATPVRPAALLSAQMLVYGGAALASSLLALAIGRLAFDVRLPRQPFGYALALVLTVLAALALGAVVSALSRTTKIAGAIGSAVFFPAMFCAGLWAPVQTMPDVLAGIVGRTPFGAAAEALNRAAAGDWPGWGHLGVLVAWTVLLTAGAARWFRWE
- a CDS encoding ABC transporter ATP-binding protein, which encodes MSVIEVNDLRKSYGGRPVVDGVSFAVEEGEIFGILGPNGAGKTTTVECVEGLRLPDSGRVRVTGLDPVTDHEATSRVLGAQLQQSELQAKLTVREALELYAAFYPRPADWRPLAERLGLTDRLDARFGKLSGGQKQRLFIALALIGNPRVVVLDELTTGLDPRARRDTWQLIEDVRESGVTVLLVTHFMEEAQRLCDRIAVIDKGRIAALDTPAGLIRRSAGATVISFTPSAPLADDALNALPALASVDHRDGRVTLSGTDETVNAVITLLARSHVTAHQLRVTDATLDDAFLDLTKGEAA
- a CDS encoding ABC transporter ATP-binding protein: MSTTRATAKGPESHAGRSAVRTLLRLWPYVRPVRARLFTAAFIAVLASCMGLVIPLVLKWMVDGPIADRDSRGVWLGALWLLLLGVGEAVLFGLRRWLVARPLAGVEAAMRASLYRRLQRLPVAFHDRWPSGQLLSRATSDLQLLRMFLAFPLTFLFVNAVTILAGVTIMLVQDWSLGLVILGPAVPVLIVCIVFERRYHLVARRAQDQVGDLTTVVEESVLGIRIIKGFGRHRSQARAFQELSRTLRGTELHKARLLSAIWAVIVTLPELAIGAALVLGTVQVADGDLSAGTLVAFLSTALALRWPVDSIGFLLAMSQDAATATERYFEVMDEDPEDVGEVAPADARAPAPASASTSASVSASAAVSAASADADRGLRFHGVSFRYPDAPAGSPPVLDRVDLHIRPGESMALVGTTGSGKTTLTALVPRLHEVTSGRITLDGHDISALPREELRELVAVAFEEPTLFSASVGANVLMGAQDSAGEAELHHALAVAQADFVHSLPQGTDTQVGEQGLSLSGGQRQRLALARAVVGSPRFLVLDDPLSALDVRTEAAIEAALRRVLADTTALIVAHRPSTVLLADRVALLSGGRITAVGTHHELLRTNSEYAWLMAGADEESDRGGTPHGTDSTDSFEEAAR